Proteins co-encoded in one Arachis hypogaea cultivar Tifrunner chromosome 11, arahy.Tifrunner.gnm2.J5K5, whole genome shotgun sequence genomic window:
- the LOC112720428 gene encoding probable disease resistance protein At5g66900 yields the protein MGGTTARILKSTLKGSKSLVYEIKQYNNDLDQPRDEIKALINENGAAQDSESPCCNCFSSCFLWFGKCFFFHIPFYRIRSVRSERNSYCDAKQMLSNVRDVLELLSRQKIEKRLSGGSIKRRPCGFPEKPGFTVGLDEPLRRLKVEVLMEGVSVIVLTGLGGSGKTTLATMLCFDEQVKDKFNENILFVTFSKNPKLKTIVERLFEQCGYQVPEFKNDNDAVNQMVVLLRHIGTRPTLLVLDDVWPGSEALVEKFQIQMSQYKILVTSRVAFPRFASHFILKPLNQEDALTLFRHYALLERSCSDIPNEDIVQKVVSGCKGSPLAIMVMARSLSRQPYGFWLKIVEKLSQGHSILDSNAELVSCLQKILEVLQNKPFIKECFMDLGLFPEDQRIPVTALIDIWKELYGLDDDGQEAMTIINILDSMNLVKLLVARKSVCGVDNYYYNNHFLVLHDLVRELAIYQSNQEPIERRQRLMIDVNENASQRWLGKKQKGMMMARISSYLRQCVKQKAVQVTVRTLSISTDEAYPSLLSNVKTDETEVLIVDLRTKQYSFPESIEKMNKLKVIIVTNYGFHPSELNNFEKLSSLSNLRRIRLERISAPPLVILKNLRKISLYMCNMTQVFQNGNIPISEAFPNLIELSIDYCKDMVKLPNELCDITPLKNISITNCHKFNALPQDIGKLSKLELLRLSCCTDLQGLPNSIGRLSILRLLDISNCMNLPDLPEDIGNLRSLRNLYMTGCSNCELPFSVANLENLKVICDEETAASWEAFMPMIPNLKVEVPQVDVNLNWLHPLSS from the exons ATCAATGAAAATGGTGCAGCTCAAGATTCAGAATCGCCATGCTGCAATTGCTTCTCGTCTTGTTTCCTTTGGTTTGGTAAGTGCTTCTTCTTTCATATCCCTTTCTACAGGATAAGATCGGTGCGGAGCGAGAGGAACAGTTATTGTGATGCGAAGCAGATGCTTTCGAATGTTAGGGACGTTCTTGAACTTCTTAGTAGACAGAAGATCGAGAAGAGGCTTAGCGGCGGTTCAATTAAGCGTCGTCCTTGTGGTTTTCCCGAGAAACCGGGTTTTACTGTTGGATTGGATGAGCCTTTGAGGAGGCTGAAGGTGGAGGTTCTCATGGAGGGTGTTTCGGTAATTGTATTGACTGGACTTGGTGGTTCTGGAAAGACTACTCTGGCTACAATGCTCTGTTTTGATGAACAAGTCAAAG ATAAATTCAATGAAAATATATTGTTTGTCACCTTCtcaaaaaatcccaagttgaagaCCATTGTAGAGAGACTATTCGAACAATGTGGATATCAAGTGCCTGAGTTTAAAAACGACAATGATGCAGTTAACCAAATGGTAGTTTTATTGAGGCATATTGGGACAAGACCGACGTTGTTGGTCCTCGATGATGTTTGGCCTGGCTCAGAAGCCCTTGTtgaaaaatttcaaattcaaatgtcACAGTACAAGATTCTAGTGACTTCAAGGGTTGCATTTCCTAGATTCGCCTCTCACTTTATCCTAAAACCACTTAATCAAGAAGATGCATTGACGCTTTTCCGTCACTATGCTTTATTGGAAAGAAGCTGCTCAGATATACCAAATGAAGATATTGTCCAAAAG GTTGTAAGTGGTTGCAAGGGTTCACCTCTTGCTATTATGGTGATGGCTAGATCCCTCAGTCGTCAACCTTACGGGTTTTGGCTCAAGATAGTAGAGAAATTGTCACAAGGTCATTCTATACTTGATTCTAATGCTGAATTGGTAAGCTGTCTACAAAAGATCTTAGAAGTATTGCAGAATAAGCCCTTCATAAAGGAGTGTTTCATGGACTTAGGGTTATTCCCCGAAGATCAAAGAATCCCTGTCACTGCTCTCATTGATATATGGAAAGAATTGTATGGACTGGACGATGATGGCCAAGAAGCAATGACTATCATCAATATATTGGACTCCATGAATTTGGTTAAGCTCTTAGTAGCAAG GAAAAGTGTTTGTGGTGTAGACAATTACTATTACAATAACCACTTCCTCGTCCTACATGATCTTGTAAGAGAACTTGCAATTTATCAAAGCAATCAAGAACCAATTGAACGTAGACAGAGACTGATGATTGATGTGAATGAAAATGCTAGCCAACGGTGGCTCGGTAAGAAGCAGAAAGGCATGATGATGGCCCGCATTTCAAGTTATCTGAGACAGTGTGTTAAACAAAAGGCAGTACAAGTCACTGTCCGCACATTGTCAATATCAACTG ATGAAGCTTACCCTTCACTCTTGTCCAATGTGAAGACAGATGAAACTGAGGTTTTGATTGTTGATCTCCGAACAAAACAGTACTCGTTCCCAGAATCGATTGAAAAAATGAACAAACTAAAAGTTATCATTGTTACAAACTATGGTTTCCATCCATCTGAACTGAACAATTTTGAGAAACTCAGTTCCTTATCAAACCTGAGAAGAATCAGATTAGAGAGAATTTCTGCTCCTCCGCTTGTCATATTGAAGAATCTAAGAAAAATATCCCTCTACATGTGTAATATGACTCAGGTTTTCCAAAATGGCAACATCCCAATATCGGAAGCATTTCCAAATCTAATCGAATTGAGCATTGACTACTGCAAAGATATGGTTAAATTGCCTAATGAGTTGTGTGATATTACCCCACTAAAGAATATCAGTATTACAAATTGTCACAAGTTTAATGCACTTCCCCAAGACATTGGAAAGTTATCAAAGCTGGAACTTCTAAGGCTTAGTTGTTGTACTGATTTGCAAGGGTTACCGAATTCAATTGGAAGGCTGTCGATTCTGCGTCTTCTTGACATCTCAAACTGCATGAACCTTCCAGATTTACCAGAGGACATTGGAAATCTGCGTAGTCTGAGAAACCTTTACATGACAGGTTGTTCAAATTGCGAATTGCCGTTTTCGGTCGCCAATCTTGAGAATTTAAAAGTCATATGTGATGAAGAAACTGCTGCTTCATGGGAAGCTTTCATGCCAATGATTCCGAATCTAAAGGTAGAGGTGCCTCAAGTTGATGTCAACTTAAATTGGCTTCACCCACTTAGCTCCTAA